The Trichosurus vulpecula isolate mTriVul1 chromosome 9, mTriVul1.pri, whole genome shotgun sequence region CACCGCCCATGCCCGTGGCACAGGTCCTCGCTGCATCGGAAAGCAGCCTCGGAGACGTTCACAAGGTAAGGGGCCAGCTGTCTTTCCATGTACTCCTTGATTTTCTGGCAGGTTTCCTGGAGGCAATGTAGAGCAGGTCAGGGCAAGACAATCATTTCTCACAGTTCCCACACCTCAGAGAAGGAACTGACTGATTCAGGCCTTACAGCTATGTActtaagtcaggatttgaattcgggtgcCTCGATTCTACTGCCCGGCCCTTTCCATCACACCACACAGCCTCTCTCCAAAGGAGTGCATGGGAGGCAGGAGACGGGGTGGGAGGGGTTAGGACTTCTCTTTGCACAatcccagccaaactgagtgAGACCATCATCATGATCGCCACACAATCTCCCACATCCTGATTTGTGCCTTGGCTGAGCATGGTTCTTTAGGCCTGGAATGAATATCCCCCACTCCATGCTGaagtccctcccttccttcaagccccaactTGGACcccaccacctcctccttcctAGGCCAGCCCTCCAGGGCCAGGAGAACCCTCCCCAAATACCTCATCTACTTCATTCTTCCTTGTATACTCCTCCTTCTGGCATCAGACAAGGCTCTTTAGGGGCAGGGCCTGTGTCCTACCCTGGAACCTCCAGAGCCCCAGAGAGGGAAGCTCTGATATGGTGGGCACCTGGGCTACTGAACAAGGGGTTTGGGCCTCTGCTGCTCCCTCCCCCCCAGTGTTGGATCTTTTTTGAGTGAGGCCTTAGAGAATATACCAACTAGGGCAAGGAATAGGCATGGATAACTGGAGCCAGGCGTGGGTACAGGAGGCTATAGccaaccccccctccccacccccaccatgaaAGTGGGGAAAGAAACCCATTTGTCTTAAAGCTGGCTGGAGGACTGGGGGAGTCAACTCTTCTACGACCCCTTCCCTTTCGCCCTTTGTCTCTAGGCGGCTTCTCTAAAAGTCGGCATTGTGCTCTGCTGTGTATACACTTGGGCGCCCCCAGAAAGGGGGACAATGGTGAGGGGGGCAGGGATTCCGAGGCCAGATCCTATCCCTCCAggctcccatccccaccccttttCCTGGCTGGGGAGGCACTCAGgacagggggaggggcaggggaagaaaggAGCTAGGAGCAGCTGCTGAAACAAAGAGacatttcccctttcctttaaATGCTAGTTCAGGGAAAAGTTGGGGAGCACAGGGAGTGAAGGGCAAGGAGAGGGGAGTGTTTGTTGGGAGAGGGTGGAATTAACTAAGCCAGGGATGGGACAGGAAACTTATATGAACTTTCCAGCCTCAGGTTCGCCTCTGTAAAACAAGTACTTCGAGTACTTCGGGACTTAGGGCCCCAATGAGCCCTGCTCACAATTCTAAAGCCCTTCCCAGCACTGAGAGTCGGCGGGGACATTCTGCTTTCACATTCTAAGAGCCCTTCTGGCTTTGACATTTTATCTTCTAGGGCCTGATTTAGTCAGTTCAGCTCtagaaaaagagacaaatttaggctcgATGTTAGACATCATCAACAAAAATGACCTCTCAAGAACTCCATCTCTCCTTCAATGGAATGAGAGGTCTTGGGGAAGAGTGGGTTACACCATGCCTGGGAGGCTTCGAGGAGCTGTCTCCTGTGGTGGGAGGCGGGGAGGGTCACTTTCTGAGCGTGGACTCCTCTGGCTGGACTAGACGTTCCTTCCACCTTCAAAATCCGGTGAGGCAATGCCCctcacagctctgacattctatgttcatTTCAACATCTCTAAGATGACGGGAACAAGGTTCCTGCCCTTCTTCCTGCTTTTTGGTAACTGAGGACTGTAACTTAACTTCTCCAGAGAAGCTTTTCTTGATTGTGTGGGCAACTATGTTGGCTTTGCAACCCAGAAGAGGCTGGTTTGTTGTGGGGATGTGGGTTGTTTTTTATATGGCTTTTCTCCTTCAGACTATGGAAAGAGCTTTAGGTtgagagtcagaaaacctagacTTTAGTCCTATGTTTGTCATGTAGTCACTGGGTGAACTTGTGCAaggcccttcccctctctgagcctcagtttccccatctgtaaagtagcCTCCCCCTCTTTTGAGGGAGGGTAAGTCACTGGTTAGGCAAGTCCATAGGCCCCTTCTGCCCTGTGGCCCCACCTACCGGACTCCTGGTATAATCCGCATCTCCCCAGAAGATGATCCCAGCTGCCCCCAGAGCGGCACTCTCCCCAATGGTGGAGATGAGGTCCATCTAGGAGGAGGAGTGAGAGAACGGGTCAGGGCTGTAGGGAGAGGTGGGGTAAAGAGCAGggttcctccttttcttcctcccatcctcTGCAGCCCCTGCCTGTCCCCCCGGGGCTTGTCTGGGCATGGTTCCAAACCTCAGATCAGAGGCACAGAGAGTGGCCCGTGTGGGACAAGTCCACGCCTGCTCTCTATCCCCTCCAGATGTTTTGGGGGAtatgaagaagggagaagagggaaatttATGCCAGGTACCCCCTCCTGAAAGGGGTTTAACCAACTTCCCTCCCACTCTTGAAACTCTAGGGCAGGGACATTAGCCAGACTTTATCCAAACTCAGAAGaacctgtcccctccccccacccagtttGCTTCCCATCTCACCTTCCTCCCATGGAAGAGTGCTGGGGAGGCTTCTGCCCTGGGAGTAACTAGACTCCTGGGTAGTAGGCTCAGTTTGGCCTCCTGGGGACAGCCCAATCCTTAACACTataagcctcactttcttcatttgtaaagtatgGGAGTTGGCCTTTATGGTTTCCAATGCCCCTTATAGCTACAAGTCTTAGGACTCTATGATCGCCTGCATCTGcaaatccctttccctttctggctctcagtctcctcatatgtaaaacgagGGGTTTAGCCATGAAGGTCTATAagatcctttctttctctgccttctctgtTCCAAGGTCCCCAGCAGCAACGACATGTTACTTCCTTCATGGGTGTGCCATTCCCACTCCCACCACTAGCTCTCCAGGTGGCAGCTGGGTTACCTCGCTGAGCCCTGTGAAGCTCTGGGTGTAGGTAGGACGTGTGTAGACGAAGACTGGTAGGGAGTAGTCAGCGTGGTGCTCCCGGGCCACCCTCAGCGCTTCCTCCACACGGGAGCGCACAAACTTTCGGCAGTTGGAGGAGGACTTTAGCATGGGATCCAGGTAAATGGAAGGGTAGAGGGCACTGCTCTCGGCCCAGAGCCAAGCCAGCTGGTCATTCCTAGAGACCTCAACGTCCGGGCATCGGCCTGTGTAGCTGGACCAGTTCTGCACATAGTCATGGTTGTAACAGTCAGGGAAGAGGTAGAAACCCCACAGTTGTCGGGGCCGGGTTTCCTTTGCCCATCGTAGGGTCTCCAGCATGAACTGCCGGGCAGCAAACTCAAACTCATACTGCGCCTGCTTGCCTACCTGCTCTGGTGACCAGGTGGGGTGTCGGGAACTGACAAGCTGGCGTGAGACCTTGCGGTATACATCTTTGCTCTGCCAGTTTCTTATCCAGACTGGGCGCCAGTCCTCCCAGTCGATAACAGCCAGACCTTCTCGATCAGGTGATCTGATATAGTGTCGCACAACTTCGGGCAATTTTTCTAAGTGGTCTATCAGGCTACTATTCTGGGGCACACCACCATGAACTGGTCCGAGATGGGAGTCATGGTATGGGTAGTAGCCCAGTCGATCTCGATAGAAAATGGTGAGACTCTGATTCACAAAGCCTTCATTGGGTGAAGCCTCAACATCAAAGATGCGTAAATTCAGAGGGACCTTGAATCGAGGCTCACAGTCCTGGGTTGGGGCGTTCCAAGCCACCAGAAAGGGGCGACGGGTAAAGATGGGTGGAGCGGTGGGCTTTGGCTCATCAATTCTGGGCCCTGCTGATGCCCCGGACACCAAGAGGGTCAGGGCCAGGACTGTCCCAGCCGCTGCCCACATCATTGGTGGCTCCGGTTGAAAGCTTAAGGGCTGGCTCAGGACCTGctaggaggtgggagaggaaggggtTAGTACTCTCTGGAGCAGCTCTGGGATTTCCCAAGGCCAGTTCccattcttcctcccccaccccgagTTAGCTACACGGGACTTTTAAGGACCATTCTAATTATATCTATTACAAAGTCCCTCAACTCTGTGGTTAGAGGATGTCGCTTCACTTTCCTTACGTGAAAAACAGACGGGCTGGACTAACCCACGGGCCTCTCTGTTCGATGAGGCTGGGGTCCCTTGAAGCCTCGATCTATCAActcttcctttgcctttcagcCTCAGCTCGTCCAGGAAAGAACAAAGGCAGCCCCGAGAGCAGCCCGGAGGGAGTCCAGGCCGGACCTCCCACGGTGGGGAGCGGCTGCCGGCTGGgctggggcagggcagggcagggctccCTTCCAGCCTGCGAGCCCGGAATGCTGACTCGGCCACCGCCAAGGCCACGGTCACGGCCGCCCCAGCTCCCCGCTCCGGCCCGTGCGTTCGAGCCCCCCCTTCCCCGCCCGGGGCCCCTCGCGGGAGAACAAGCCCCCTTTGTTGGCCGCTCGGCCCCTAGTCCCCCGCCCCCAGCCGCACGTGGATCCCGCGCCCGCCCGGCCCCGGCTGCGAGCCGGGAGCGGGCCGGGCTCCTGGGGGGGCGCGGGGGGCCGCTGGCACCGGTGCCAAGGCTGGAGGCGCAGGTACCCCGGGAGAGTCTGGGGGCGCAGAGCCGCCAGCACTTACTCACCTCGCACCGACGGCCCGAGCCACCCCCATGGCCACCAGCACCCAAAGCCCAGGACCCCGCAGCCCGCACTCGGTTCCTCGCAACCGTCCCAACTTTCCCTCCCACGGCCCCACCCCCTCGGCCCCACGCGGCCCctttaaaagatcagagggcggGCGGGACCAGGGCAGTCTGCGGGGCGCCAGGTGGGGAAGGATAATCTGGGCTGCCAGGTTGGAGAAGACCCTTCTCGATGAGTCTCTCTGGTTCTCTAGAAGAAAAGGCGCTTCTTCTACCTTGGGAACGCGAAAATGCCTCGTGGTGAAGggtctcccctcccccgcccttcCGCGGAGTAGGGAGTCCTAACTCGGTCTCCCTCTCCTCCGTTACGCGAATGGTACAGCCCAGCTCCTGCCCAGGCGCTTCTAGCCCTTTAAAGAGACAGGCAGAAACTAACCACTGAAAGGGGTAGGGGTACGGGTagaggggtgggagggtggaagggagggggATGGAAGCGCAATTTGAAGAGATAACATGGTCTAACCCGgacctcctccctttctcctcttctctactcCTCTGTGATACTGTGCCATGCGGCTAATCTCCCCCTTTCCTTTACAAGGGGACAGTTTTCAGCTTCAGGGCACTGGCCTGGCCTCCTGGGGGCCCCAGGGttacagatccaccaacaataaCCCGGTCACTGCAGCTGGTCACAGTCCCTCCTACCCTGGCCCCCGTATACCCCAGGGGATTCAGCCCAGTAGCTCAAACCCTGGCTGATCCCTGAACCCCAGGCCCCTTCAGATCGGGCCAGGTGGGATCCTTGCTCAGATGCCCCTAGGCCCTCATCTTATCTTAAAGCgctgtgggggatggggaggagcgAGGGTGGGTAACAGCTTGGTCCCTTCCTCTCAGTGGGCCCCACAAACTCCCCCCGGGGGGCTGGAGCTTTGAGTGAATGCCTTCGTAGCTAAGACAACAGGCTTCTGTCCAGGGAATGCCTGACTGGGCTGGGGGAGGAGGCTGGTGGCCACCTGGTCCTGGAGCTGGGGGAGGGTgggatgaggaagggaagagggaaagttgCTGCTGAGGTAGAGGGTCTTGCCCCCAGTTCCTTGTTCAaccgaggaggaaactgaggcccagaggacagagacctccctcttccccatttcctcttAGCAACCTGTCCATTCCCCTGTGGctgatgttgggggtgggggaatgtggACAAGGCTGAACTTTCGCCTTGGGGAAGGGGCCTCCTGGCTTCAAACAAAAAGGAGGCCAGTAGACCTTCCTGAGATCCTGAAGTGGGGCAGGAAACCCGTGAGGAACCCTGCAGGAAGTTCCAGTCCTCCCAACCTCCTGCTGGCTTA contains the following coding sequences:
- the HYAL2 gene encoding hyaluronidase-2, with the translated sequence MMWAAAGTVLALTLLVSGASAGPRIDEPKPTAPPIFTRRPFLVAWNAPTQDCEPRFKVPLNLRIFDVEASPNEGFVNQSLTIFYRDRLGYYPYHDSHLGPVHGGVPQNSSLIDHLEKLPEVVRHYIRSPDREGLAVIDWEDWRPVWIRNWQSKDVYRKVSRQLVSSRHPTWSPEQVGKQAQYEFEFAARQFMLETLRWAKETRPRQLWGFYLFPDCYNHDYVQNWSSYTGRCPDVEVSRNDQLAWLWAESSALYPSIYLDPMLKSSSNCRKFVRSRVEEALRVAREHHADYSLPVFVYTRPTYTQSFTGLSEMDLISTIGESAALGAAGIIFWGDADYTRSPETCQKIKEYMERQLAPYLVNVSEAAFRCSEDLCHGHGRCQRRQPGSNAFLHLNPRSFRLRPGQSPKEPLFRAEGEFTQTDLAQLRDHFRCQCYQGWHGESCQHSRKAPNRGSPSGPSGLEALLALGLLVLPRVQ